The nucleotide sequence tcaggcaccCAAGCcgatacaacacccctactcagccgcaatcccaatacctacaaaaccccaatacgaaatacaataaattaaacccatgtcacaccctggcctgaccaaataattaacgaaaacacaaaatactaagaccaaggcgtgacagaacccccccctaaggtgcggactcccagaCGCACCTCAacaccatagggagggtccgggtgggcgtctgtccatggtggcggttccggctcgggacgtggaccccactccattaatgtcatagttcctccccttcgcgtcctgggataatccaccctcgccgccgaccatggcctaatagtcctcacccagaaccacactgaactgaggagcagctcgtgactgaggggcagctcggactgaggggaagctcgggactgaggggcagctcgggactgaggggcagcccggaactgagatgaggctcaggcaggtagtaggctccggtagatcctggctggctggcggatctggaagattctggttgactagcagatctggaagattctggttgactggcggatctggaagagactggttgactggcagatctggaagaatctggttgactggcagatctagaagatcatggctgactggcggatctagctgctctatgcagactgacagctctggctgctccatgcagactggcagctccttgcagactggcagctccttgcaggctggcagctccttgcagactgacagctctggctgctccatgcaggctgacagctccttgcagactgacagctctttgcagactgacagctctgactgctccatgcaggcaggaggctccggcagcgctgtagaggcgggagactccggtagcgccggagagaaggaaggctctgatagcgctgaacaggcgggaggctccggcagtgcagtagaggaggaaggctctggctgcgctaaacaggcgggagactccggcagcgcaggggaggaggaaagcgctggctgcgctgaacaggcaggaggctccggcagcgctaaacaggtgggagaTAAAATAGATTCATAGACACAGAACCCTGCAGGGGAGTGATAGAGATAAGAGACTAGTCAGACATACCACTATAAATCAACTTGGGGAGTGGACATTTACTGCTGAGCCTTTAGATAACACTgaaactattgtttgtatagtTGTGTATGCATGGCCTTGGTCTCATGAGTAGAAGGTAATGACGTAGGAGGTGACATCACTAGGGGTTGACTGCAAGCATAATAAAATAACTTGGACCTTTTCTTATTTTGCAGAACTCAGGAGAGACATTTGCATGTGTGATCTTTTTTCTTTGACTTCTGTCTACAGCTGTATTTCAAACAAAATTATTATGATTTATAGGTGCACATTTGAAGTATTCCTTATTTGTTAAGTAAAAAAACGGAGCACAGAAAAATGGAACCAACAGAAAAGAGGatgagtaggataagggtacggctaaaggctataagaactggtcgtctagtgcgttgggaacagagaataaaaggagcagatttctgggcgtggtagaatagattcagggcataatgtacagacaagggtatggtaggatgtgagtatagtggaggtaaacctaggcattgagtgacgatgagagcgGTTGGgtctctggaggcaccagttaagccagttgaggtctctgcatgtgtggggagtgggacaaaagagctatctaaggcatgttAGGCGGGGctgggggctctacagtgaaataaaacaataataactAACTGACACAGCAGtcgacaaggcatattgacattagggagaggcatgtgtagccaagtgatcatttatttatttatttatatttttccgttattttaccaggtaaattgactgagaacacgttctcatttgcagaaacgacctggggaatagttacagggaagaggagggggatgaatgagccaattgtaaactggggattattaggtgaccgtgatggtttgagggtcagattgggaatttagccaggacaccggggttagcaaccctactcttacgataagtgccatgggatctttaatgacctcagagagtcaggacacctgtttaacgtcccatccgaaagacggcacacTACACAGGGCAatatccccaatcactgccctggggcattgggatatttttttagaccagaggaaagagtgcctcctactggccttccaacaccacttccagcagcatctggtctcccatccagggactgaccaggaccaaccctgcttagcttcagaagcaatgagggtccaatgagcagcaataggtgagtcagggagCCGTTCGGTAGTCGCTACAacgctaggcgagctggagacacgcCGATTCCGAAAGCTAGCAGGCCGGGACTAGCAGATGGGTCTTCAGCGACCTTGCAAcagaaaagcctgttgaaaccacctcagACGATTATgtcggcagaccagtcatgatggatcggcggggctccgtgtcggcaataaagggtccaggctaattggcaaaataggtattgtagctcAAGAATTAGCTGGTAGACCTCttcggctagccgggagatgggcctagctcgagactagctcaaggctaacttgTGCTTGCTTCGAGACAGAGGCGTTAGCCAGCAGTAGCCACTCGGTTGCAGCTAACTAGCTGTGATGATCCGGTGTTATGGTCCAGAGCTTGCGGCAGGAAACCGGTGATGCGGTAGAGAAAAAttagtccgatatgctctgggttgatatcacgctgtgcagactggcaggtattgacTGAGCTGAAGCTGGCTGTTGTCCTAGTTAAcggtgaagaccgctagcagtggctaactgactacttgctagtagctagttagctggctagcttctaaTGGGTGTTCCAGTTCTAAAGTATAAAAATAGCAgaccgtaccacattgggtgaggcgggttgcaggaaaatattttcagtccgtagatggaaagtgagtaaaatatatatgaaatatatatGGAAAAAAACGAGGAAAACAACTATTTATACGGAACAAGACAAATACACATTCGACTACTACGCCATCTTGGGGGAAAAAAACACTGCCCCATTTGATAAGTAAATAAGCAGAGGAGTACTGTAGTTAGAGTCATATTGTGTGGGGGAGTGTTTGGAGTAAAACCCTGGTGTCCTTTACTTAAAGTAATCCACACCACACCTGGTTTCAAATTATATTTGtttactttacatttacatttaagtgatttagcagacgctcttatccagagcgacttacaaattggtgcattcaccttatgacatccagtggaacagccactttacaatagtgcatctaaatattttaaggggggtggggtgagaaggattactttatcctatcctaggtattccttaaagaggtggggtttcaggtgtctccggaaggtggtgattgactccgctgtcctggcgtcgtgagggagtttgttccaccattggggagccagagcagcgaacagttttgactgggctgagcgggaactgtacttcctcagtggtagggaggcgagcaggccagaggtggatgaacgcagtgcccttatttgggtgtagggcctgatcagagcctggaggtactgaggtgccgttcccctcacagctccgtaggcaagcaccatggtcttgtagcggatgcgagcttcaactggaagccagtggagagagcggaggagcggggtgacgtgagagaacttgggaaggttgaatactagacgggctgcggcgttctggatgagttgtaggggtttaatggcacaggcagggagcccagccaacagcgagttgcagtaatccagacgggagatgacaagtgcctggattaggacctgcgccgcttcctgtgtgaggcagggtcgtactctgtggatgttgtagagcatgaacctacaggaacgggccaccgccttgatgttagttgagaacgacagggtattgtccaggatcacgccaaggttcttagcgctctgggaggaggacttGAAACGAGGTCTCACCCATTCACACAGGGAGACATCTCTTAGGCATCAGTAAACAGTGCCAATGTCTCCAGGATTTAAGATTGACATTTTACAATCCTCCAATGTACActctgaatcaaatcaaatcaaatgtatttatatagcccttcgtacatcagctgatatctcaaagtgctgtacagaaacccagcctaaaaccccaaacagcaaacaatgcaggtgtaaaagcacggtggctaggaaaaactccctagaaaggccaaaacctaggaagaaacctagagaggaaccgggctatgtggggtggccagtcctcttctggctgtgccgggtagagattataacagaacatgaccaagatgttcaaatgttcataaatgaccagcatggtcaaataataataaggcagaacagttgaaactggagcagcagcacagtcaggtggactggggacagcaaggagccatcatgtcaggtagtcctggggcacggtcctagggctcaggtcctccgagagaaagaaagaaagagagaattagagagagcatatgtggggtggccagtcctcttctggctgtgccgggtggagattataacagaacgtggccaagatgttcaaatgttcataaatgaccagcatggttgaatacgCCTGAAGACCAAACACTGAGCCTCTCTCCACTGCTATTTCACCACCACTAAACAGGCCCACATCAGCTGggtgggtggtccttctgtagctcagttggtagagcatggcgcttgtaacgccagggtagtgggttcgatcccgggaaaCAGGAATGTATGCCCATGACATCAGCtgggcatatattattattattattattagctggGACGACACCAGTTCTCGTCACTCAGGCCAGCACAAATGAGTTATTTCCAGCTCAGTAACAAGATAGCTCACTGAGGAGTGAGGCTTCAAAATAACTCCTCTGTACTGCTAGCTGGGACTGGTCAATGTGGGATAAACTGGAATAAGTCTGTGTCTAGTCTTAATgttaatggggcggcaggtaacctaaccgaaaggttgcacaATCGAATCCCTGaattgacaaggtaaaaatctgtcgttctgcccctgaacaaggcaattaacccactgttcctaggcagtcattgaaaataagaatttgttcttaactgacttgcctagttaaataaaggttcaaataaaaAATGTTAGTAATCTAATATGGGTCTGTCTACGCCTAGAGGCATGCAACCACCTCTCACTCCTCCACCCCCATGCATTACGATCTCACAAGCAACCCAGCTTCAGAGTTCAGCATAATGTGACTGCTGGCATTTAtgtgagaaagggggagggatggaCACTGCTGGGTTTTCCTGGTCTCTTCTGAGAAAAAGGGATGGATTCAGGGACTGTGCCCAGGCCCTCTTGCCACACCTCCATTCCAGCAATATCCTCAGATGAACAGCAGTAGCTCAGATAGCCTATAAGGTTCTGATCACAAGATACTGTACTTGCACAGTTGCCAGTCCCAACACTCCAGATACAACCCCATCTATTTACATTACAACTTGAATCTAGGACACACTATTTGAGCAAGAGACCGCTGATCATCTAGAGACCGTGCATTGACACTACATGATactgtgatacagtgaactaGTAATGGAGTTAACTATTTTAAGGAACACTGTACTTGATGGAAAGAGTTCAGTGAGTCATAACTGACTGGACTGaattaaatattttattatttgATTTATAGACAGTTATTTTAATGGGGGTGTGATGTTAAATATTATCATTCAATGTCAGATAGACAGTAACACCACTCAGAGGCCTGGAGCTGCCGTGCTGCCTGGCTGTTGGGTGCATATCAAATAGCTCCCTattttctatatagtgcactaccctatgggtcctggtcaaaagtagtacattgTTAAGTGaacagggggccatttgggaggTCGTCTGTGTGTATGTTTCACTATTGTCTCTGTCTGCAGCCTCCCATTGTTCCCAGTCTCTGCCCCATAGGAGGAACGTCTTGACAGCTGACACTTACCACTAACCTTTACTTACACCCCGCTCCCCAGACCTAGGCTACCAGCTCCCCAGACCTAGGCTACCTAGGCTACCATATGATACAAATGTGGGATCCCGGATTTACGTTTACTACATTGtatagtctatgagaccagtctGCTATATAATATTGGATTTTATATTTAAGTCAAGTCTTATAgactttttttttaaaaaatgttaatTTTTTATTTGGACTAACAATATCAGGTGTGTaaaataatgtaatataatataacaattAAAGTATCATCAGATGTAGTTCAGTAGACAGTGAAATAACTGATATCGTTTAAAATTCTACAATTCGTCATGTTAGGGGTTTTATGTGACTCACTCAACTCGGAAAAAGAGGATTCGCAGCGGTATTTTCGCACGCTGATGCTGTTGTGTACCACGCTGTTTCCACGGACCACATCAGCCCCTGATCACGCGTTGATTCTTGTCTTATTGGTTCCTGTCTAACACACCTTTGtgtctgattggctgaaagtAGAGACCTGCCCCTCTGTATCCACTGCATTTGAAATTATCGCTGAATGGAActagaaaaaggaaaagaaaacaTCTATTGTAACATTTACCACAAATCTGACTGTCACACACCACTTCATTAACACAGTGACGTTACATTCGAAACATTGTCTCCGAATATGAGAAAATGTATGTCGTCCTTTGTCGAGCGCCACAACAATGTAAGTAGCTACAATACTCATTCTCACTGAAGTATTTAGCAAACCACTAACGTTAGTGAAGCTGGATGAttacattttgttttttaaaaagtgCATATCTCCTTGGAATAGGTTTTGAAGTAAACAACTTTTTGAGACATTTTCAGTAATAATAAGTGGATGTTGAGATTTAGTTTAACTTGTAGGACGGTAGATTTGAGTCCCATCTTTCTGCGTAGCCTGTGGGAGGGGGCGTGGGACTGTTTGTATAAGCAGCACGCCCGGTGCATCTACTGGGTAACTGTGTTAAAGGCCAAAGTGCTGGGATACACTAGCCGATCACTCACAGTTTACAAAATTCTGAACTGTGATATGGGGCACAAATTCTGAACTCCTCACAAAGAGCCGAAGTGGTTGGcgggtctgcgtacccacatccatacccacacatgcagtcaacTGATGTGTGCAGTCAATCCATTTGTGAAGCTAAATGACTGAACTCTCTTACTATTGTAAATGTATTAAACCAGTAGCCAGGGCTGGCCCTAGCCTTTTCGGGGCCATAAGTTAGCAAAACATTTGACTTGTTTACTTGACAGCagagatacatttttttaaagttaatttacggcaattctatacattttgccattgcACATagtggctcctgagtggcacagcggtcaaggcactgcatctcagtgctagaggcatcactacagaccctggtttgatcctgggctgtatcacaaccggccatgatcgggaggccgatagggtggtgcacaattggcccagcgtcaccatcattgtcaaataagaatttgttcttaactgacttgcctagttaaataaaaacatcccgccgactccgggatgctggctttctaggcagagttcctctgtccagtgtctgtgttttgcccatcttaatcttttatttttattggccagtctgagatatggctttttctttgcaactctgcctgggccagcatcccggagtcgcctcttcactgttgactttgagactggtgttttgcgggtactatttgatgaagctgccagttgaggacttgtgaggcgtctgtttctcaaactagactaatgtacttgtcctcttgctcagttgtgcaccggggcctcccacacctctttctattctggttagagccagtttgcactgttctgtgaagggagtaggacacagcattgtatgagatcttcagtttcttgacaatttctcgcatggaattaccttcatttctcagaacaagaatagactgacaacaTTCAgtagaaagtcctttgtttctggccattttgagcctgtaattgaacccacaaatgctgatgctccagatactcctcaactagtctaaagaaggacagttttattgcttctttaatcagataacagttttcagctgtgttaacataattgcaaaatggttttctaatgataaattagccttttaaaatgataacggattagctaacacaacgtgccattagaacacaggagtgattggTTGTTGATAACGGGCctctacgcctatgtagatattccattaaaaatcagccgtttccagctgcaatagtcatttacaacattaacaatgtctacactgtatttctgatcaattttatgttattttaatggactctTTTATAAAACAAGaccatttctaagtgaccccaaactttataCAGTGTATATATTCCCACAGAAGTAGCGCACTGGGCCTTAATAGTCCATTatcagggattctggcccatgttgcctccaaTGCAACCCataattgtgtcaagttggctggatgtctatttggtggtggaccattcttgatacacacagtaaactgttgagtgtgaataACCCAGCAGTGTTGTATTTTTGTTTGTCTTGCCCACTTACCCGCTGAATGGCACATATGAACaagccatgtctcaattgtctgaagggttaaaaatccttctttaacccgtctcctccccttcatctacactgatttgaagtggatttaacaagtgacatcaataaggaatcatagctttcacctagattcaccAGGTTAGTCAATATCATGGAAggagttcttaatgttttgtacactcagtgtatatttcttTATCTCTTAACAGAGTGGCATAATGGAAGTTGATGAGCTGTACCATCCTGGCAGACAGAACCATGAAGAGTCCCAGTGTCACCCTATGGCTGTGGGAGAAATGGAGGCCGTGGAGGCTCTTATGTTCATGAACACCCACTGGAAAGCCAGGACTTCCAGGAGCTTCAAACATAGACAGTTCCGACCTCTGACCCCTTCCTCTGACTTCTCAGAGGATGACTCTCGTCTCTCACTTGACCCGGCTGAGGTTCATGAGTCTCTGGTAAATGTCCTGTGTTacttgtgtgtgttctctcaagTTCTGTCACATACATTCACTGTGATAATCCTCCATACTAAGTGAAATTTAATAAATATAACCTCACACAATGTAGAGATTATATTGTTTCGTAACCACAACCTTGTTTTTTaccctcctgtctcagtgtaTGACCCCGCCATACAGCCCGCCAAACTTTGAGGCCATTCACAGTCATCCTGCTCCAGAGACAGTACAGACCTCCTGGTGCCAGAGCCATAACCCACAGCCAGCACAGCAGGGCTTGACACAGCCACAGATGGTCAGCCAGCCCCAATCACAGGCCACTAGTGTGATCCGTCACACTGCAGATGCACAGCACTGCAGCTGGAGCATCTGTCCAGCCGCCCCCCTGGAGCACAGACTAACCCAACCCCTGCCTCCTCAGCCAAGCCCAGACAGCATCAACCCCCTGGCAGATGGGCTATCTGGCAGGGACTCCAAAGGGAACATGACACCCCTTGACTCCTCTGCTGAACTGGCTGCCACCCAGGCTCTGGTTACTGTGACTCTGCCAGCCTCTGTTGGTAAATTCCACCAACCTACATCGGTGTCCCCTGTCAACAGTGGGGTTTCTCCTGTTCCGGTTTATTGCCAGATACTACCTGCTGTGCCCATTGCAGCGAACAGTCATATTCCAATGGTAGAGACCAGTCACCAACAACCGTCAGCAGCAGTTGGTCCTCCTTCAGTTTTCTTCATGGGTGACCAGGTGACAAAGGGCCCTATCATCTTCTTGGTTCCCCGGCAAGTTGTCGGGATCCAGCCGTCAGTGCTGACATCTGGTGGCACCAAGCTGCCAGCCATCGCCCCAGCGCCGGGCTTCACCTCAGTGGTCCAGCGGCGCAGCCTGCAGCCTGCTGAGGTGTCCAGAGTCCGCAGTCATATCTGCCCCCACGAGGACTGTGGAAAGACCTACTTTAAGAGCTCCCACCTCAAGGCTCACATGAGGACTCACACAGGTAAGACTGGGCTTGTGGGGAGTCTGGTTTAAATGTTACAAATTCAGGTAGTGGCCTTTTTGTTTACATTACATATTGTAGGAATAACATTACATATTTACATGTTTACATTACATATTGTAGGAATAACAACAGAGTTTACATTACATATTGTAGGAATAACAACAGAGTTTATCTCAGATTTTTTAAAAGTTGTTATTGTCTTTGGCTTCCTCTTGCTACCTACCTTATTGGTGCTGTAATTACACTAAAGCCACAGCGTTCAAAGACCTCCTTACATAATAACAAGATCAGGTAATCACCCTCTTAGCCTGTATGGCTGACTGTGTGCGTCTCTTGCTGTAACACTAGTCtttcctctgtgttctgttcaggTGAGAAACCTTTCAAATGCAGGTGGGAAGGCTGTGAGAGACGCTTCGCTCGATCCGATGAGCTATCACGCCACCGTAGAACCCACACGGGTGAGAAGCGCTTCGCCTGCCCCATGTGCCACAGCCGCTTCATGCGTAGCGACCACCTGGCAAAGCACGCCCGTCGACACCTGGCCACCAAGAAGGTGCCCTGTTGGCAGATGGGAGTCTGTCACAGCGGTGATGTTACACATGCGGTGTTTTCGGCACCGTTCCTTCGTCCTCTGCCCAGAATAAACTCTTGCCTTAAAGACACTGTAGAATAAGCTGTTTCTTCATTAGATGGGAAGGAACTCATTCACTGTGCTACTGCTCACTGAAGACTTCAATGCAATTAATTACATGTTGAATTCTTAAAAAACTAAAGTTCTTAGACATGTTTAAAGTTTCTTGACTTTTAATTTCATATTTCATTCAGGTCCACTTGAGATATTATGTTGTTATTGGCAGTTTAATGTGTGATGAATGATAGCAGGGTTTTACTCCTTTACATTAAGTTTGATCAGCTCTTGTTGAAGATTATACAAATATTATTGTTTACAACTGTGCTTTGGACTACTGACAAGACGAGATCACCCTATTGTCATTTGGTTATAGTGGTGACAACTGTCCACTCTTTTGGGGGCAACCTCCAAAGTGTGGAGCAAGGTGCAGAAATGTAGAAGTTAACGGAACAGCCAGAGCCTTAAATAGACTCTTCCAGAGCCTACCAAATAAGTCAATTACCGTTAAGGATTGCTAAACTATGCTTGACTATTAGATCTTGTGCATTTAATTGTTTTTCCTACCTACTGAATGTGCTCAATACACTGTATATTTAATATTCATGAGAATTATGTTTGGCCAAAGATAGAATGTTAAGAGAAAATGTATATTTAACTTGACTAAATTACATATTTCTTATTTTGTTACAGGTGAAATAAAGTGTGTAAAACTTTACTAGTTTGTTGTATTTGTGTTgaattcaaataaaattgtatttgtcacatgcgccaaatacaacagtatatatagtgtatctatgtttaccttaccatgaaatgctcacttataagcccttaaccaacaatgcagttcaagaaatagtttagaaaatatttactaaataaactaaagtaaaaaataaagtgtaacaaaaggggggggggcatttcTGAATCGTTcagcagccttatggcttgggggtagaagctgttaaggagacttttggacctagacttggcgctccgggtacatcttgccgtgcggtagcagagagaacagtctttgacttgggtgattggagtctttgacaatttttttgtctcttcctctgacactgcctagtatataggtcctggatagcaggaagcttggccccagtgatgta is from Oncorhynchus gorbuscha isolate QuinsamMale2020 ecotype Even-year linkage group LG19, OgorEven_v1.0, whole genome shotgun sequence and encodes:
- the LOC124005998 gene encoding Krueppel-like factor 10, producing MRKCMSSFVERHNNSGIMEVDELYHPGRQNHEESQCHPMAVGEMEAVEALMFMNTHWKARTSRSFKHRQFRPLTPSSDFSEDDSRLSLDPAEVHESLCMTPPYSPPNFEAIHSHPAPETVQTSWCQSHNPQPAQQGLTQPQMVSQPQSQATSVIRHTADAQHCSWSICPAAPLEHRLTQPLPPQPSPDSINPLADGLSGRDSKGNMTPLDSSAELAATQALVTVTLPASVGKFHQPTSVSPVNSGVSPVPVYCQILPAVPIAANSHIPMVETSHQQPSAAVGPPSVFFMGDQVTKGPIIFLVPRQVVGIQPSVLTSGGTKLPAIAPAPGFTSVVQRRSLQPAEVSRVRSHICPHEDCGKTYFKSSHLKAHMRTHTGEKPFKCRWEGCERRFARSDELSRHRRTHTGEKRFACPMCHSRFMRSDHLAKHARRHLATKKVPCWQMGVCHSGDVTHAVFSAPFLRPLPRINSCLKDTVE